CCGGATACCTGCAACGACATCTTCGCCCTGTGCGTTGACGAGAAACTCGCCATAAAGAAGGTTTTCACCTGTCGACGGGTTGCGGGTGAATGCAACGCCGGTCGCCGAGCTTTCCCCCATGTTGCCGAACACCATCGCCTGAACGTTGACGGCCGTGCCCCAGCTGCCGGGAATGTCATGTAGCCGCCTGTAGGTGACGGCGCGCGGAACCATCCACGAACTGAAAACGGCGCCGATGGCGCCCCACAACTGTTCCTGCGGGTCCTGCGGGAAAGGCCGCTCGAGCTCTTCTTCGACGAGTGCCTTGAACTTCTCGATTATGCCAAGCCAGGCATCGGCATCGATATCCGTGTCGAGAGCAAGCTCGTTCCGCTGCTTGTAGTCCTCGAGGATCTCCTCGAACTCGTGATGGTCGAGGCCGAGCACGACATCCGAGTACATCTGGATGAAGCGCCTGTAGCTGTCATAGGCGAAGCGGCGGTCACCTGCTTCCCTCGCGATCGCCTCCACGGTCTGATCGTTGAGCCCGAGGTTCAGGACCGTGTCCATCATGCCTGGCATTGAAACCCTTGCACCGGAGCGCACCGAGACGAGCAAGGGTCTCTGCGCATCCCCGAAGGACCTGCCTGTCGCGGCACCGACCTTCTCCAGCGCTTCGGCGACCTGCGACTTGAGTTCATCCGGATAGGATTTGCCGTGCTCGTAATACCAGGTGCAGACTTCGGTCGTGATGGTGAAACCGGGCGGAACCGGCAGGCCGAGGCTGCTCATTTCCGCAAGGTTGGCGCCTTTTCCACCAAGCAGATTGCGCATTTCAGCTGCACCTTCCGCTTCACCATTGCCGAAACTATAGACCCACTTGGCCATCTGAAATCTCCTCGCGTGGCAGCAGAGGCGCGACGCCTCCAGCTCATTGTTGCGCCGCACATACCTGCTACGGCAAAGGATTGTCTTCAAGTCCTTTTTTGGCGGAAAGCCGCATTGTTTCGACAGAACAACAGCAATTTCCAACGCAGAGCAAAATCAAATGGATTTAAACCCTCAGAAAGTTTCGCACACGCCTTGCCGCTGGGCCTTAAAGACGCCATTCTCAACAGCGATAAGCGACAAAATGATTGCCCATCGACCGAGCATGCGAGGACATATGACTGATTTGGCCGGCGCCGTTTCCCGGATTCACCGCAAGAATTCGCGTCTAAAGGTTCTTGCGCTGGCGAGCACGATGGCATTCGCGCCTTTTTGCGCCGCGGCGGACACGGACTCCAAGGCGCAGGTCTTTGGCACACCCTCGAACTTGCCGCTGACCCTGTCCGGAAGTTATCTGTCCGGCCGCCTCGCCGGTTTTCAGAAAGACTATGGTCATGCTGCGGCGTTCTATGAAGAAACACTCGCAGCCGACCCGACCAATACAATGCTTCTGGAGCGGACGTTCCTGCTGAAGCTGGCCAATGGCAACGTTGACGAGGCCGTCCACTACGCCGGGGAGCTTGAAAACGCCGGCTTGCAGAACTTCCTGGCCCAGCTCGCGCTCGGCGGACAGCAGATCATCGACGGAAACTATGACGAGGCCGATCAGTCGCTCGCCAATGGACGAAACGGTCCCCTCGCCCAGCTGTCCATCGGAATCTCCCGCGCCTGGTCGCTCTACGGCAACGGCAAGATCGACGAGGCCATCGAATTGATCGACAACCTGCGCGGTCCGGACTGGTTCGAAGTCTTCAAGGCGACGCACAAGGCTCACTTGCAATTCGCCGCCGGCAGGAACCAGGATGCACTGGAAACGATCGAAGGTGCCTATGCACTCGATCAGGCCGCAATCCGGGTTGTCGATGCCTATGCGCGCATACTCGCTGCAAACGGCCGGCAGCAGGAGGCCATAGCGGCGCTCGATCAATACGACCAGCAGTTCCGCGGCCACCCCAAGATCGCACAGACCAGGGCGTTCCTGGAAAGCGGTGATGTCGTCCCGCCGATGGTCTCGGACCCGGCACAGGGCATGGCTGAGATCCTTTATGGTCTGGGTGCCGTCATCGGCCGCGACGGCGGCGAGGAATTGTCAACCTCCTACCTGCAGCTTGCGCTGCACATGGACCCGACAGCCGAGTTTGCCGCGATTGCGCTCGGGAGCGTCTTTGAACGCATGGAGCAGCCTGCGCGCGCAATCGACGCCTTCATGCGCGTTCCCGACGACAGTGTTCTGAAGCGCGAAGCAGAGATCCAGGTCGGGCTGAATTTCAATGCGCTTGAGAAGGTCGACGAGGCCCGCAGCCACCTGGAAGTGTTGATAGAAAAGGATCCCGCAGACCTGGAAGCCGTGGTCGCGCTCGGGAACATTCTTCGCTCGCATGAGATCTACGACGAAGCCGAAACCATCTATTCCCAGGGGATCGACACGATTTCCGAGCTGGAAGCCCAGCACTGGCTGCTGATGTACTTCCGCGGTATCACCCGTGAACGTCTCGGCAAATGGGACATGGCTGAAGCCGATTTCCGCAAGGCGCTTGAGCTCAACGAGAACCAGCCCCTTGTCCTCAACTACCTCGGGTATTCGCTTGTCGACCAGGGCCTCAAGCTCGATGAGGCACTTGAGATGATCAAGACGGCGGTGGAGTTGCGCCCCACCGACGGCTACATCGTCGACAGTCTCGGCTGGGTCTATTTCCGGCTTGGACGGTACGAGGAAGCGGTCAAGGAACTCGAAAGGGCAATTGAACTGCGCCCGGCCGATCCTGTCATCAATGACCATCTCGGCGATGCCTACTGGATGGTCGGCCGCCGCAACGAAGCGCGCTTCCAGTGGAACCATGCGCGGGATCTCGGCCCGACCGAAAAGGACCTGCCGAAGATTCTCGACAAGATCGCCAATGGTTTGCAGGAACCCACCGTGACGGACGCCGCCAAGGCAAAGAGCGACAACAACGGCGGGTAAGCAGATCAAGGATGACCGCGTTGAGAAGTGCCGCACCGGCGGCCGAACTGGCGCGCGCCAAGGTCAATCTGGCGCTGCACATCACCGGACAACGGACGGACGGCTACCATCTGCTTGAATCGCTGGTCGTATTTCCGCAGATTGGCGATCGGCTGTCCGTAGAAACCTCCGAAACGCTTGAACTTGTCATCGAGGGCCCGTTTGCCCACGATCTGAAGGGCCCTGCCGGGGAAAACCTCGTCGTCAAGGCGATCTGTCTTTTCGCAGATGCCGCCGGCCTCGACCCGCTGACACTCAAAGTGACGCTCAGCAAACGGCTTCCGGTGGCGTCCGGCATTGGCGGCGGTTCCAGCGATGCGGCAACAGCGCTCAGGCTGCTGGAACACCATACGGGGACCTATCTCGACGATGATCGCCTGCACGGGATTGCGTTGAAACTGGGGGCGGACGTACCTGTTTGTCTCACATCGCAGCCCCAGATCATGCGCGGCATTGGCGAAGACGTTTCGCCCGCCCCGCAACTGCCCCAATGCGGAATGGTGCTGATCAATCCAAGGATAGAGGTTTCAACACCAGGCGTATTCAAAACATTGAAAAAAAGAAGCAATCCCGGTCTACCCAAATTCCCGGAGCGCCTCGACGCGCTTCCGGAACTCGTTGACCTGCTCAGGCGATGCCGAAACGATCTGCAGCAACCCGCGGTCGATCTTTGCCCTCAAATCGGAGATGTTGTCGAGGCTCTTGAGACCGAAGAAGGCGTCGTTCTTGCGCGAATGTCGGGTTCAGGTGCCACCGTGTTCGGTCTGTGCGAAGCTGGCCGGGAAATGGAACTGGAGCGTTCACTCCGCGCGCGTCGTCCCGATTGGTGGGTAGCTTCGGGACGATTGGCCTGATCAGCCTTGCTTGACATGGAAGACCGGGGCGCGATCGACCTGCGCACGCGCTGCTGGCAGAACCGAACCGCTCAGCTGACCCGCGAAATACAGAATGCCACGGTATCGCCCAACGCATCGTTGTAAGATCCTTGCGGCAGGGACTCGAGTGCTTTCAGGGCCTTGTCGCCATAGTCACGTGCCCGGCTGACGGTCTCTGAAAGGGCATCGTATTTTTTCAGAAGCTCGATTGCCTGCTCCAGATCGCCGTCTTCGACACCCTCGCCCTCGAGGCAGCGTTTCCAGAACAGTCTGTCTTCATCGGTTCCGCGCGCCACGGCCAGAACCACGGGCAACGTGATCTTGCCTTCGCGGAAGTCGTCGCCGACGTCCTTGCCGAGATCTGCCGACGAGCCGCCGTAGTCGAGGGCGTCGTCAACCAGCTGGAAAGCGTAGCCGAGTTCCAGTCCGTAGGTCCGGGCAGCCAGTTTGGTGGCGTCGCTCTGATCCGCGATCACCGGACCTACCTCCGCCGCTGCAGCAAAAAGCGCAGCCGTCTTGGCCTCAATGACACGCAGGTAATCCGCTTCCGTGGTACCCATATTCTTTGCCGCACCCAGTTGCAGCACCTCCCCCTCGGCAATGATGGCGGAAGCCGATGAAAGGATACTGAGCGCTTCGAGCGAACCGACGTCGACCATCATCTTGAAGGCTTGGCCCAGAAGATAGTCACCGACCAGAACGCTTGCCTGATTGCCCCAGAGTTTCCGGGCCGCCAGCTTGCCCCGGCGCATGTCGCTCTCGTCAACGACATCATCATGCAGAAGCGTTGCCGTATGCATGAACTCGACACTCGCGGCCAAAACGACGTGACCGCTGCCCTGGTAGCCGAACATGTCCGCGAATGCGAGCGTCAGCATGGGCCGCAGACGCTTGCCGCCGGACGAGATCAGGTGCTTGGCAATCTCCGGGATCAATTCCACATTGGAGCCGGCCTTGGACAGGATCAGTTCGTTCACGTCCGCCATGCCCGGCGATACGAGATCGACGAGCGGCTGTATGCTGGGACGGCGCGACTGGCTGTCAGAATATGTTGTTGCGACAACGGCCACTTATGGCACTCCTCGAATATTTGAGCGGACAATATGGCGCTAAGGGCTCCGGGGCAAGACGCCAGCACGTTGACAAACTGTTGAAATGCCACAAACACATGATTTTGCTGTAAACCTGTTCGCAGGGGTTTTTAAGGCAATCCCGCAATCGTAAGCCGCTAAACCCGGAAAACATATGGAAGAACTTGTCAGAACGAATGATCCGGTCCTCATTTCATTCCTGGAATCGATCCTCGGGGAAGCCGGAATCAAGCATTTTGTCGCAGATGGCAATATGAGCATCATGGAAGGATCACTGGCTATGATCCCGCGGCGCATCCTGGTTGACAGCGACCAGATCCACAAGGCGCGCAGCCTTGTCCGAGATGCGGGCCTCGAACACGAATTGCGGCCTGTCAAAGATCAGAATTGACATGGTTGCTTCAGAAGATGCAGGTGCCCAAGCCGTAACACGCGATGCCTTCCTGGGTGGCCGGGTGCATGTCTATCAACCCAGACGAGGCCGCCATCGCGCAGGCCTGGACGCGGTCTATCTCGCCGCTGCGCTGCCCGAAACGCTTGAAGGGCACGTGGTGGATCTGGGAGCCGGCGTCGGCACGGCGGGTTTCTGTGCCGCCGCACGCTTGCCCGGCATTACCGTAACACTGGTTGAGATCGACGATACCGTCCTGGCGCTGGCCGAACGTGCGCTGTCCGATCCCGATAACGCGCGTTTTTCCGATCGTGTCCGCCTGCTTTCTGCCGACATAACCGCCAAGGGCAGCGTTCGCCACGCCTCCGGTCTTGTGCCCGCCATGGCTGATCACGCCATCATGAACCCGCCTTACTACGAAGCTGAAAAATTTCGCGCCTCGCCCAATGCGGCTCGGGCGGATGCGCACATGCTCGATGAAAGGGGTCTCGAACCCTGGGCGAAAACGGCAGCCGACATCGTGCGCGACGGCGGCAGCCTGACAGTCATCTTCCGTGCCGACGGTCTGCAGGAACTCCTGACGGTTCTGAAGGGGCGTTTCGGCGCAACCGATGTGATCCCGCTTCGACCGCGTCCAGATGCCCCCGCGACGCGCGTACTCGTGCGCTCTGTTCGCGCAAGCAGGGCGCCGCTCAGGCTTCTGCCGGGCTTTGTCCTGCACGAAGGCAGCGGCTCTGATTTCACCAGCCAGTCCCGCGCCGTCATGCGCGACGGGCTTGGACTGGGCCTGACGGCACGTTGAGCGCAAGTGCCGTCAATGCATCAGGATTTCGCCATCTGCAAAGCGGAAATCGACGGGATCCATGAGGTTCTGATGGGCAACGCGAACGGAATGGATCCGCCCTTCGATCTCCCGTTCCCAGAAGTCCAGAAATTTTGTCAGTTCGGGAAATTGCGGCGCCAGGTCTTCCGTCTGCCACAGAAAGCTTTGCAGGAATTTCGGATGATCGGGAAGCCGGTAAAGGATTTCGGCCGTCAAAAGGCCATATCCCAGGAAGCGCTTTTCAAAGTCTGAGCTGGTTTTCATGCCAATCCTTTCTTTGTTGCCAAGAAAGAGTGTCACGGAAAAGCGGTTAACCAAACCCGACTTTTAGCTAATTCCTGTTTATTAACAGCACTTTAGCAGCATTCAACAGCAACTGCTAACAATTCTGCCAGATAGTCTCAGACGCGTATTACCGGCTCTGAATCAGGGTCAGATACCCGAGAAAGGCGTCGATGTCGTCCGCTTCAAAGGCCACTTCCGGCATGTTTTCATGGCCGGTCACGATGCCTTCCGCAAGCGGCTCTTCCAGGCTTTCCAACGGATAGAGTTTCGACAGATCCCGGAATGCCGGAGCCCCCGGCTGCGCGCTGACATCCTCCTTGCCGACGGCATGACAGGTGGCGCAATGGATCTGCGCAAGTTCTTCTCCCGTCGCAAGGCTGATCGGATCGGACGGATACGCCCCATCGGATGCCTGCGCGCCATGTCCTGCCAGAATGATCAAGACGCTTGTGAGAAACAGCCTGCTGCCTGCCACCACATTTCCTCCCTCGAATCGAACCTAGGAAACATAGATGTTTCGAGAGGTTCTGCACATTAGGTCATCCCCTGATGCCGCCCACTGCTGTCCGGTTTAGCTCGGAGTTGATTGAGCGAGGCCATCCCCAGTCACTGAACTTGTCATTCCGGCTGAAGCGCAGCGGAAGGCGGAAACCAGTAATCACCTGGTTTTCCGTCGTGTCTCAGTCTCTGGCCACAACGGGTACTGGGTCCCGGTCTTGCCGCGCGTGCGGCAAACCGGGATGACACATCGGGGAAACAATTCCGCATCCCGGTTTGGCGCTGCACGGAATTACGGGGCTTTCTCAACGACATAAGTTCGACAGTGTTTTCTAAACCGGACAGCAATGGATGCCGACAAGCCGCGATGATGAGGGTATGACCGCAAGACATCACGTGCTAGGTCGTCTAGACGGCCAGCGAAAACCGGTCAGATCCGGGTCTCCATGTCTTGCCGTACTTTGGTCCGGGCTGACCTTGATGCTGTCCGGCCTATATGATGCCGGAAAACCAAACGCCCAGGAGACGCCATGAGCCCGACGCCCCTTCCCGCTTCCATCGACGATACGCTTCATCTCATGGATCAGGCGGGTTATGTCGCGGACAGATCGCTGGCGACCGTCCTTCACCTGGCGCTCAAGATGAAGCGTCCCCTGTTTCTTGAAGGAGAAGCCGGTGTCGGCAAGACCGAGATTGCCAAGGTTCTATCCACCACGCTCGGCCGTGACCTGATCCGCCTGCAATGCTATGAGGGCCTCGACATTGCCTCGGCTGTCTACGAGTGGAACTACCAGGCGCAAATGGTCGAAATCCGCGTTGCCGAAGCTTCAGGCGACACGGAACACGCCGACCTGTCCAAATCGATATTTGACGAAAGGTTCCTGATCAAGCGCCCGGTCCTGCAGGCGCTCGAACCCTCGATCAATGGTGCCCCGGTCTTTCTGATCGACGAACTGGACCGGGCCGACGAAGCGTTCGAGGCCTTTCTTCTGGAGGTCCTTGCAGACAGTCAGGTCTCCATTCCCGAACTTGGGACCGTGCGCGCCGAAGAACCTCCCATCGTGATCATCACGACGAACCGCACGCGCGAGATCCATGACGCCCTGAAGCGGCGCTGCCTGTATCATTGGGTCGATTATCCGGATGCCGACCGCGAACTGG
This region of uncultured Roseibium sp. genomic DNA includes:
- a CDS encoding tetratricopeptide repeat protein; the protein is MTDLAGAVSRIHRKNSRLKVLALASTMAFAPFCAAADTDSKAQVFGTPSNLPLTLSGSYLSGRLAGFQKDYGHAAAFYEETLAADPTNTMLLERTFLLKLANGNVDEAVHYAGELENAGLQNFLAQLALGGQQIIDGNYDEADQSLANGRNGPLAQLSIGISRAWSLYGNGKIDEAIELIDNLRGPDWFEVFKATHKAHLQFAAGRNQDALETIEGAYALDQAAIRVVDAYARILAANGRQQEAIAALDQYDQQFRGHPKIAQTRAFLESGDVVPPMVSDPAQGMAEILYGLGAVIGRDGGEELSTSYLQLALHMDPTAEFAAIALGSVFERMEQPARAIDAFMRVPDDSVLKREAEIQVGLNFNALEKVDEARSHLEVLIEKDPADLEAVVALGNILRSHEIYDEAETIYSQGIDTISELEAQHWLLMYFRGITRERLGKWDMAEADFRKALELNENQPLVLNYLGYSLVDQGLKLDEALEMIKTAVELRPTDGYIVDSLGWVYFRLGRYEEAVKELERAIELRPADPVINDHLGDAYWMVGRRNEARFQWNHARDLGPTEKDLPKILDKIANGLQEPTVTDAAKAKSDNNGG
- a CDS encoding 4-(cytidine 5'-diphospho)-2-C-methyl-D-erythritol kinase → MTALRSAAPAAELARAKVNLALHITGQRTDGYHLLESLVVFPQIGDRLSVETSETLELVIEGPFAHDLKGPAGENLVVKAICLFADAAGLDPLTLKVTLSKRLPVASGIGGGSSDAATALRLLEHHTGTYLDDDRLHGIALKLGADVPVCLTSQPQIMRGIGEDVSPAPQLPQCGMVLINPRIEVSTPGVFKTLKKRSNPGLPKFPERLDALPELVDLLRRCRNDLQQPAVDLCPQIGDVVEALETEEGVVLARMSGSGATVFGLCEAGREMELERSLRARRPDWWVASGRLA
- a CDS encoding polyprenyl synthetase family protein; this encodes MADVNELILSKAGSNVELIPEIAKHLISSGGKRLRPMLTLAFADMFGYQGSGHVVLAASVEFMHTATLLHDDVVDESDMRRGKLAARKLWGNQASVLVGDYLLGQAFKMMVDVGSLEALSILSSASAIIAEGEVLQLGAAKNMGTTEADYLRVIEAKTAALFAAAAEVGPVIADQSDATKLAARTYGLELGYAFQLVDDALDYGGSSADLGKDVGDDFREGKITLPVVLAVARGTDEDRLFWKRCLEGEGVEDGDLEQAIELLKKYDALSETVSRARDYGDKALKALESLPQGSYNDALGDTVAFCISRVS
- a CDS encoding DUF2007 domain-containing protein, which translates into the protein MEELVRTNDPVLISFLESILGEAGIKHFVADGNMSIMEGSLAMIPRRILVDSDQIHKARSLVRDAGLEHELRPVKDQN
- a CDS encoding methyltransferase — its product is MVASEDAGAQAVTRDAFLGGRVHVYQPRRGRHRAGLDAVYLAAALPETLEGHVVDLGAGVGTAGFCAAARLPGITVTLVEIDDTVLALAERALSDPDNARFSDRVRLLSADITAKGSVRHASGLVPAMADHAIMNPPYYEAEKFRASPNAARADAHMLDERGLEPWAKTAADIVRDGGSLTVIFRADGLQELLTVLKGRFGATDVIPLRPRPDAPATRVLVRSVRASRAPLRLLPGFVLHEGSGSDFTSQSRAVMRDGLGLGLTAR
- a CDS encoding Usg family protein, encoding MKTSSDFEKRFLGYGLLTAEILYRLPDHPKFLQSFLWQTEDLAPQFPELTKFLDFWEREIEGRIHSVRVAHQNLMDPVDFRFADGEILMH
- a CDS encoding cytochrome c, which produces MAGSRLFLTSVLIILAGHGAQASDGAYPSDPISLATGEELAQIHCATCHAVGKEDVSAQPGAPAFRDLSKLYPLESLEEPLAEGIVTGHENMPEVAFEADDIDAFLGYLTLIQSR
- a CDS encoding MoxR family ATPase; its protein translation is MSPTPLPASIDDTLHLMDQAGYVADRSLATVLHLALKMKRPLFLEGEAGVGKTEIAKVLSTTLGRDLIRLQCYEGLDIASAVYEWNYQAQMVEIRVAEASGDTEHADLSKSIFDERFLIKRPVLQALEPSINGAPVFLIDELDRADEAFEAFLLEVLADSQVSIPELGTVRAEEPPIVIITTNRTREIHDALKRRCLYHWVDYPDADRELEIVRRKVPGAAERLAHEVVAFVQKLRADEDLFKQPGVAETLDWATALSELNEIALDPDLASDTLGVLLKYQDDIERVRGSKVRHMIDEIRKEIPQVQSMPAV